A genomic window from Salvia miltiorrhiza cultivar Shanhuang (shh) chromosome 5, IMPLAD_Smil_shh, whole genome shotgun sequence includes:
- the LOC131025081 gene encoding glycosyltransferase BC10-like, which translates to MKNYVYYADFAKIKILSTLKSFNKGFKDFKEKIRKDIPQHFSKPPPPPTMKKSPPPPLPSMLPVATKTAFPAAGKRPSSPFPLANLLSYLFFFASGLTFGIIICFHYKSFSFNLQVTGGQFSFFTAQSSLQQPPLPAAFPSPPSPAAEGSLQEPPSLVHGMSDEELMWRASMAPKIQEFPFRRVPKIAFMFLTRGPVVLAPLWDRFFHGNRGLYSIYVHSDPSFNESEPEGSVFRGRRIASKEVEWGNVNMVEAERRLLANALLDFSNQYFVLLSESCIPLYNFSTIYSYLMNSSHNFVESYDLPGAVGRGRYNHEMGPTITLDKWRKGSQWFQMDRNLALEVVADKTYLPLFQSYCNGSCYADEHYLPTLVSMKFGERNANRTLTWVDWSRGGPHPSKFIRTDVTLELLEKMRSGTSCEYNGSKTSVCFLFARKFTQNALDRLLRFAPSVMHFNK; encoded by the exons ATGAAAAATTACGTTTACTACGCTGATTTCGCCAAAATCAAAATATTGTCTACGTTGAAGAGCTTCAACAAAGGATTCAAggattttaaggaaaaaataCGAAAAG ACATCCCTCAACACTTCTCGaagccgccaccgccgccgacaATGAAGAagtctccgccgccgccgctgccgtccaTGCTCCCCGTCGCGACCAAGACCGCATTCCCGGCCGCCGGAAAACGGCCGAGCTCCCCATTCCCGCTGGCGAACCTCCTCTCCTACCTCTTCTTCTTCGCCTCCGGCCTCACATTCGGCATCATCATCTGCTTCCATTACAAGAGCTTCTCCTTCAATCTGCAAGTCACCGGCGGCCAATTCTCCTTCTTCACCGCCCAGTCCTCGCTCCAGCAGCCGCCACTGCCGGCAGCGTTCCCATCGCCGCCGTCTCCGGCTGCCGAAGGAAGCCTGCAGGAGCCGCCGAGCTTGGTGCATGGCATGAGCGATGAGGAGCTAATGTGGAGGGCGTCAATGGCGCCTAAGATCCAAGAATTCCCGTTCCGCCGCGTGCCCAAGATTGCCTTCATGTTCCTCACGCGGGGGCCGGTGGTGCTGGCGCCGCTGTGGGACCGGTTCTTCCACGGGAACCGCGGGCTTTACTCGATTTACGTCCACTCCGATCCGTCGTTTAACGAATCGGAGCCGGAGGGCTCGGTGTTTCGTGGCCGGAGAATTGCTAGTAAG GAGGTAGAATGGGGCAATGTGAACATGGTGGAAGCAGAGCGAAGATTACTAGCAAATGCGCTTCTTGATTTCTCGAACCAATACTTCGTGCTCCTCTCCGAGTCATGCATCCCTCTCTATAACTTCTCCACTATATACTCCTACTTGATGAACTCTTCCCACAACTTCGTGGAGTCCTATGATCTGCCGGGGGCCGTGGGCCGCGGCAGATACAACCACGAGATGGGCCCCACCATCACGTTGGACAAGTGGCGGAAGGGGTCCCAGTGGTTCCAGATGGACAGGAATCTCGCTCTGGAAGTCGTTGCAGACAAGACGTATCTCCCGCTCTTCCAGAGCTACTGCAACGGCTCGTGCTACGCCGACGAGCACTACCTGCCGACGCTCGTGAGCATGAAATTTGGGGAGAGGAACGCGAACCGGACGTTGACCTGGGTCGACTGGTCGAGGGGCGGGCCCCACCCCTCGAAGTTTATTAGGACAGATGTCACACTAGAGTTGTTGGAGAAGATGAGGAGTGGCACGAGCTGCGAGTACAATGGGAGCAAGACAAGTGTTTGCTTTTTGTTTGCAAGAAAATTCACACAAAATGCTTTGGATAGGCTGTTGAGGTTTGCACCAAGCGTTATGCATTTCAACAAATAG
- the LOC131025082 gene encoding probable leucine-rich repeat receptor-like protein kinase At1g68400, whose translation MDLQIPTFSLKFTKFMFHFSHLFSANPFTLIHTLLFRHLNSQTFFTFTSLSLSLSPAMPSVSKLNSNPNPTTLALFLLLLLHCAAAADNPDLRPLLLFKSAADPHSAALTSWNASTDPCTASWLGVTCLRNRVSRLILEDLRLRGGLPRSLASLTQLRVLSLKQNGFSGQIPDLSNLTSLKLLFLSHNRFSGAFPSSLASLSGLYRLDLSHNSFSGRIPAAVNGLTRLLTLRLEGNGFSGPIPGLILQNLHDFNVSRNGLTGRIPDSLSTFQATSFLNNRALCGPPLEKCAKATVPSSPTTETKPDINSENNRRGKFSSPAIIGIIVGDALVLGLVSMLLYCYFWRSYSNELESSPSGKSSGSGEKTIYSSSPYPNPNPGQSGCERGRIVFLEGVRRFELEDLLRASAEMLGKGGLGTAYKAVLDDGNVVAVKRLKDLGGTGKKEFEQQMEVVGKLKHPNLVDLKAYYFAKDEKLLVYDYMPNGNLFWLLHGNRGPGRRPLDWATRLKIAAGAARGIAFIHSSCKSLSLIHGNIKSTNILIDGDGAARVSDSGLSALSPLPKPSGYRAPEASDGRRMTQKCDVYAFGVLLLELLTGKCPAAADLPRWVQSVVREEWTAEVFDLELMRDKGIEEEMMVRLLQIGMACAQASPEHRPKMGFVVKVIDELRRGTAESVVSVSDSPADSEEAL comes from the exons ATGGATTTGCAAATACCTACATTTTCATTAAAGTTTACAAAATTCATGTTTCATTTCTCGCATCTATTTTCTGCAAATCCTTTCACTTTAATACACACTCTTCTCTTCCGCCACCTCAACTCTCAAACCTTCTTCACattcacctctctctctctctctctctctccagcaaTGCCGTCAGTCTCAAAATTAAACTCAAACCCCAACCCAACAACACTCGCCCTCTTCCTCCTCCTTCTCCTTCactgcgccgccgccgccgacaaCCCCGACCTCCGCCCCCTCCTACTCTTCAAATCCGCCGCCGACCCCCACAGCGCCGCCCTCACCTCCTGGAACGCCTCCACCGATCCATGCACCGCCTCCTGGCTGGGCGTGACCTGCCTCCGCAACCGCGTCTCCCGCCTAATCCTCGAAGACCTCCGCCTCCGCGGCGGCCTCCCGCGCTCCCTCGCCTCCCTCACCCAGCTCCGGGTCCTCAGCCTCAAGCAAAACGGGTTCTCGGGCCAAATCCCGGACCTCTCCAACCTCACCAGCCTCAAGCTCCTCTTCCTCTCCCACAACCGCTTCTCCGGCGCCTTCCCCTCCTCGCTGGCGTCTCTCTCGGGGCTCTACCGCCTCGACCTCTCCCACAACAGCTTCTCCGGCCGCATACCCGCCGCCGTGAACGGGTTGACCCGCTTGCTCACGCTGAGGCTGGAGGGAAACGGGTTCTCGGGTCCTATCCCGGGTTTGATACTACAGAATCTGCATGATTTCAACGTGTCGCGAAACGGGTTGACGGGTCGGATACCCGACTCACTTTCGACTTTCCAAGCGACGTCGTTCTTAAACAACCGGGCCTTGTGCGGGCCGCCGTTGGAGAAATGCGCGAAAGCAACCGTTCCGTCGTCTCCGACCACGGAAACAAAGCCCGACATTAACTCGGAAAATAATCGCCGAGGAAAATTCAGCTCGCCGGCGATAATCGGCATAATAGTCGGCGATGCTTTAGTTTTAGGGCTGGTTTCGATGCTTCTGTACTGCTATTTCTGGAGGAGTTACTCTAACGAGCTGGAGTCATCGCCATCGGGAAAGAGCAGCGGATCAGGGGAGAAGACGATCTACTCGTCGAGCCcgtacccgaacccgaacccgGGCCAATCGGGGTGCGAGAGGGGGCGGATCGTGTTCTTGGAGGGGGTGAGGAGGTTTGAGCTGGAGGATCTGCTGAGGGCGTCGGCGGAGATGCTCGGAAAAGGCGGGCTCGGAACGGCGTACAAGGCGGTTTTGGACGACGGGAATGTGGTGGCGGTGAAGCGGCTGAAGGATTTGGGGGGCACCGGAAAAAAGGAATTTGAGCAGCAAATGGAGGTGGTGGGGAAGCTGAAGCACCCTAATTTGGTGGACCTCAAAGCTTACTATTTCGCCAAAGATGAGAAATTGTTGGTCTATGATTACATGCCTAATGGCAACTTGTTCTGGCTGCTCCAcg GGAACAGAGGACCGGGAAGAAGACCATTAGATTGGGCAACGAGATTGAAGATAGCAGCAGGTGCAGCGAGAGGGATCGCCTTCATCCACAGCTCCTGCAAATCCCTCAGCCTCATCCACGGCAACATCAAGTCCACAAACATCCTCATCGACGGCGACGGCGCCGCCAGGGTGTCCGACTCCGGCCTCTCCGCTCTGTCGCCGCTCCCCAAGCCGAGCGGCTACCGCGCCCCCGAGGCGTCGGACGGCCGGAGGATGACGCAGAAGTGCGACGTGTACGCCTTCGGCGTGCTCCTGCTGGAGCTGCTGACCGGGAAATGCCCCGCCGCGGCGGACCTGCCGCGGTGGGTGCAGTCGGTGGTGAGGGAGGAGTGGACGGCGGAGGTGTTCGATCTGGAGCTGATGAGGGATAAGGGCATCGAGGAGGAGATG ATGGTGAGGTTGCTGCAGATTGGGATGGCTTGTGCTCAGGCTTCGCCGGAGCATAGGCCGAAGATGGGATTCGTCGTCAAGGTCATTGATGAGTTGCGGCGGGGGACGGCGGAGTCGGTTGTTTCTGTTTCCGACTCGCCGGCGGACTCCGAGGAAGCGCTATGa